The DNA segment ATTTACCGGGGCCTTTGGAGATACCTTAGCTGCAAAAATGGATCTCCCTGAGGAAGAAAACATCAAGGCTTATGCGCTTTTTGCACACTGCTTCACCTGTTCAAAAGACCTTAGAGCAGTAGGAAATATCACCCGTCAGCTAGCTGAGGTTGGAATTGCAACCCTCCGCTTCGATTTCACGGGCTTAGGTGAAAGCGCCGGCGATTTTGCCAATACCAATTTCTCATCCAATATCGATGACCTTATTGCTGCCTGCCGTTTTATGGAACGAGAATACCAGGCTCCAAGCATTTTAATCGGTCATTCATTAGGAGGAGCGGCTGTACTTCAAGCTGCCAATCATATGGATTCGGTGAAAGCTGTAGCTACAATAGGAGCCCCTGCAGAACCTGAGCATGTAAAACATAATTTTGCCCTAAACCTGGATGAGATTGTGGAAAAGGGAGAGGCTCAGGTAACCCTGGCAGGAAGACCCTTCACCATTAAAAAACAGTTCGTGGATGACCTGGAAGAAATTAAGATGAGGACCTATATCAAGAATTTAGATCGAGCGCTCATCATCTTTCATTCTCCCCTCGATAATACTGTTGGCATTGAAAACGCCACTAAGATTTTTGTAAATGCTAAGCACCCAAAAAGCTTTATCTCCCTGGATAAAGCCGATCATCTGCTTCGTGAAAGAGAGGACAGTGAATTTGTAGGGAAGGTTCTGGGTACCTGGGCTGAGAAGTATATTTAGTCCGCGAACAAAGTGAAGCGGTCTCAGAAATAATGGCGGTAAATTCTGAGATCACTTCGTTGTACTCGTGAATGTAGTCCGTACGAAAATGAACAAATGTGTATCAAATCGAACAGTTTTAATATCAAAACCAATGATTTTACTACTTATTTGTATTATTTCTCAGCTTGGTACAGTTCTTGATATTTGTAGATCAGTTACTAACTAATCGCACACCATGCATAATGTAAGAGTACAGTTTACCATCCCAAATGTAGATAAAGTCGCTAATCTTGATGTTTATGTGAACGGAGAGAAACGAAATCTCCGTTTTCGCGTTGAAACCTTCGAATGGAACGACGAAAGCGGAAGTTCCGAAGATTTGGTCTCATTACTTAGATATCGGATATTGAATTATGACGCAGAATGGGAATTGTATCACATCGGAGCACCACAAGATGGTAGCATACCGGTTACTTTTAGGTTTAAAGGAGATAAAGAAGATTCAGAAGACTAGTTTTCTAATTGCCCTTTTTCTACTACTCTTTCAAGCTCAGGGTATTTTAGCGCAACAATCGGCTTCCGAAAGTGCTCAACTTGAGAGCATTTATGAAGAGGCTAATTCTATCTCTTCAGTAAGGAGCCTGATCATCCAACAACATGGAGAGTTAGTTGGGCAAACTTACTTTAATGGCCGTTCTGCTGCCCAAGATTACAACATCAAATCAGCATCTAAAAGTATTATTGGCCTTCTTGTAGGTATAGCCGTTGAGGAAGGCTTTATCCCCTCAGTTGATGAACCAATCAAGACCTATTTTCCGGATTATTTTGAAGAAAACCCTGATCCAAGGAAAGAAGCCATCACGGTAAAAAATTTGTTGAGCATGCAAGCTGGATTAGCTTCTACCAGCTCTGGAAATTATGGAGCCTGGGTGCTAAGCAACGACTGGGTTGGTTATGCCCTTGATCAAAACTTTGTATCCCGAATAGGTGGCAGAATGGTGTATAGCACCGGTACTTCTCATTTACTTTCCGTGATTATTACCAAAGCAACTGGTATGAGCACGAAGTCATTCGCCGAAAGGTATCTATTTGGACCTTTGAACATTACGGTAGGCGGATGGGATAGAGATCCTCAAGGCTACTACATGGGTGGAAATAACATGGCTCTATCTCCTTCCGATATGCTCAAGCTTGGACAAATGATTCTGGATGAAGGTGAATATGATGGAGAACAAATCATTTCAAAAGAATGGATAACTGATTCATTCAAGACCTATACCTACAGCAATTACAATCCATATGGCTATGGATATCAATGGTGGAATACCAGAACCGGAGCATATACTACCTTTTTTGCCTGGGGGCATGGAGGGCAATACATCATGATGATTCCAGAGTTGGATGCGGTAGTTGTTATGACTTCTTCAGTTACCAATGCAAGCCGGAGAAGAACTTATAAACGTCCTGTTTTCTTATTGATTGAAGATCATATCATTCCTTTCCTTGAAAGCAGAACTATTTCAAACTGATCAAGACTTAAAGGCTTTCCACAGGCTTTCCCTTTCCTTACCTTTCCGCAGAACTTCACTCAGACTTTACAACTATGCGTCGGTTTTTTTCATTTGGGATAATACTAGGCATTCTGCTTTCCTCACCAGCATTCGCTTTCCAGGAGGCAGCTAATCCGAATTATCTGGATAACCCCCGAAGAGCAGTTCACACTTTTATGCATTGGCAGCAGCAAGGTCATGAAAATCTGGACCGCATTATCCTACCGTTTGAGTTATCAGATGGAGATAAAGAAGAGAAAACCGAACTGGCAATCGAATTGCGACGAGTTCTTGATGCTCGTGGCTTACTGGTCGTATACGAAAACATCCCAAACAACCCCAACTATGCAGACACTCTTTCCGGGTTGAACCAGTATATCTTGTTCAATTCCCTACCAGAAGTATACCTGGTTAAACAAAATGGGAAATGGGTGTTTTCTGAAGCCACGATTGAACAAATACCTGATCTGTACCAGGCTACCTTCTCTGGAGTGATTGAAGCATTGATTGATGAACTTCCTGAGTGGTCAAAAAATGAATGGTTTGGTGTTCAGATCTGGCAATACCTGGGAGTTTTTCTATGGTTGCTCATTGGCTTCATATTGCGCAGAGTTTTTGAATTCATACTGGATAATTACATCCGAAGAGTTACCCAGAAAACCAAGTTCACCTGGGATGATGACCTTTTAAATGGAATAGAACGGCCTATTGGCTTCATTTTCCTGATTGCCTTCTTTTATCTCACTTATACCAACCTGCAGCTCTCTGTACAGGTTAACCTGTACTTATCTAAAATTCTGGAAGTAGCTGTTTCTATCGGTTTTGTATGGCTGTTCTATAACCTTGCAGATGTGTTGGCCAAGTACCTGATGGTAGTTACTTCTAAAACGGGGAATAAGTTAGATGATCAACTTGTACCTCTAGTCAGAAAAACACTGCGCTTTTTTATTGTAACGATGGGTGTGATCCTAATCCTTCAAAATAACGGATATAACGTGGCCTCCCTTATTGCTGGACTGGGGATTGGTGGTCTAGCCGTTGCCTTAGCTGCTAAAGACACACTTGCTAATTTCTTTGGTTCCATCACCATTTTTGCGGACAGGCCATTCCGAATTGGCGACTGGATAAAAGTAGGAAATGTTGAAGGCGTTGTTGAAGAAGTAGGATTCCGAACAACCAGAGTACGAACTTTTTATAACTCGTTGGTATCCGTTCCTAACTCAAACATTGCCACCACTGATATTGATAACTATGGGTTGAGACAATATCGAAGATTGAAAACGGTACTCAACCTTACCTACTCAACTACTCCTGAACAAATGGAGGCTTTTGTAGAGGGACTCAAAGCAACGGTAAAGGCGAACAAGCATTTCCGGCAGGACTTTTATGAGATTCATTTCAACTCATTTGGTGCTCATTCTCTTGATGTACTGGTGTATGTATTCTTTGATGTTCCTGACTGGAGTACTGAGTTGCAACAGCGCCATAATTTCTTGCTAGAAATCTTACGACTTGCACAGGAAGTTGGAGTGGAATTCGCCTTCCCTACTCAAACCCTGCATGTAGATTCTTTCTATAAAGAGACTAGCAGAGAAGTAGGAAACTCCAGAACGGAAGAGGAACTCGCTACTGGTGTATTTGAATTTGGTCCTGGAGGAAGCAAAGGGAAACCTGACGGTCTTAAAATTTTCAAAGACGGTAAAGAAGTAGATTTTGGAGCTAAGAAGTAAGACTGGTTATTTGTTAATGGTTATTGGGAAAGTGATTCACCAAAACCATTAACAAATAACCAATCAGGTACTAAACCTCTACCATTTCATTTACAGCTTCCGTGAGCTTCTTTTCAGAAATTGGTTTTATCAGAAATTTGGAGTTGGCAACCTTCGAAGCTCGTTCCACATGTTCTTTTCCTGAATTTCCTGTAATGAAAAGAATGGGGGCGTTAGAGAATTCACGTATGTGGTGCGCCGCTGTAATACCATCCATTTCCCCTTCCAACATTATATCCATGATAACTACATCAGGAGAGTATTTTCTTACAAGATTTACTGCTGTTTCCCCGTCTCGAATCTCACCAATAGTCTTGAAAACCATTTCCTTCATTAGGTTTTCGTAGAGTATCGAGAGAATTAGGTTGTCTTCAACAATAATGGCTTTTTTTGATATCTGCTCCATAGTGCTTCTTTAGTATTTATAGCCACCTAATCCTTTCTCCCAATAAAAAAACCCGACACATGAATGTATCGGGTTTTTAAAACTCTCGCCAGCAAATTTTTATTTTTCTTCTTCCTTGCCTTTAAAGGCTTCAAAAACCATCTTTAAATCTGCGGCTACATCATGGCTGGTCCTTCCTTCAATACGATGACGTGGGATCATTGCCTTAATCTCGCCATTAACAAAATAGGCGAAAGAAGGAGACGAAGGAGGGAAATCGCTAAAATAAGCTCGCGCATGTGCTGTGGCTTCTTTATCCTGCCCGGCAAATACAGTAACCATATGATCCGGCTTTGCTTCAGAATGCTCGAGAGCAATTCCTAAACCAGGTCTCGCATTGCCTGCAGCACATCCGCATACAGAATTAATAACCATGAGCATGGTTCCTTTATACTCGGTCATTGCTCGATCAACATCTTGTACGGTAGTGAGTTCCTCCACACCAAACTGGGTGAGTTCTTCTCTCATCCACGAAGTATCGGGGCCAACACCAAATCCAAATTGCATATTTTCTCCTAAATTATTTTCTAACATTAATGGGTAGACAAATGACGGTTGACAATCGACATTTAAATATCAACCTCATAGTTTTTTGGGTCTTCTTTTATATAATAATTTTGATTCTTTTTTAGTGAGTTTCTCATCGCTAAAATTTTTGCTGAGAGCTTTTCAGCATCTCTATATAGCTGCTCAAAAAAATCCTTATCAATATAATTATTCTCTTTGATTAGAATTAAGCAAGCAACTACTTCCATTAAAGAACGATGTGCATATCCTAAAAAACGAATTTGCTCCGGGTCTGTTTGAGAAGTAGAACCCTCAGCAATATTTAATGAAATAGACGTAACGGCTCTCCGCATCTGAGAACTAAGATTGTATCTCTCCTCGTCAGGCAAAAGCCTAATCAACATATAGACTTGTTTTGCCATTTCTTTTGAGAGGTTCCATATCTCTAATTTTTCAAACTTAAAAGCCATACTATTCTATAAATAAAACGACCAAGAATTTTAGTCCATGGTCGCTTGTCAATAGTCGATATTTACTTAGCTCTGTTGTAGAACTCAGATACTTTATCCCAGTTTACCACATTCCAGAAAGCTGCTACATAATCAGGTCTTCTGTTTTGGTAGTTTAAATAGTATGCATGCTCCCAAACGTCTAACCCGAGAATTGGCTTCATGCCATCCATAATCGGGCTGTCCTGATTCGCAGTAGAGATTACTTTAAGTGCACCGCCATCTACAACAAGCCATGCCCAACCAGAACCAAAACGGGTTGCTGCTGCTGCGCTGAACTGCTCTTTAAACGCATCAAAGCTTCCAAAGGTTGAATTAATAGCATCTCCAAGATCACCTGTTGGAGCACCTCCACCGTTTGGAGAAAGGATTTCCCAGAACAATGAATGATTAGCAAAACCACCACCATTGTTGATTACAGCTTGTTTCTTATCGGCTGGTAATGCATTAATATTAGAAAGCACTTCCCCAATATGCTTCCCTTCAAACTCAGTTCCTTCCAGAGCCGCATTAACTTTAGTTGTATATCCCTGGTGATGTTTGGTATGATGAATCTCCATGGTTCGGGCATCAAAATGTGGTTCTAGCGCGTCATAAGCGTATGGGAGATCAGGTAATGTATAAGCCATAATAATCCTCTTTTTAAAATTTCTGTTTTGAAGTTGCAGGCAACTACTACTTGGTTGGTCTTCAACTATTTAAGGCTTGAAAGGTAAGCATAACCGCTCCTAAAATCGTTCCTGAAGCGATACAAAGAATCTATCTTTGTGATTTGTTAACCCTATTGAACATTGAACGTCAAATGTTGAACGCTGAACTTCAAAGTTCAATGTTGAAAGTTCAGTGTTCGACGTTCTTACTCTGTTCTACACGAAGTGAACGGCTTTGGGTAAACCCTTGGAATCGTACTCTGCTTCTTCT comes from the Balneola sp. genome and includes:
- a CDS encoding mechanosensitive ion channel family protein translates to MRRFFSFGIILGILLSSPAFAFQEAANPNYLDNPRRAVHTFMHWQQQGHENLDRIILPFELSDGDKEEKTELAIELRRVLDARGLLVVYENIPNNPNYADTLSGLNQYILFNSLPEVYLVKQNGKWVFSEATIEQIPDLYQATFSGVIEALIDELPEWSKNEWFGVQIWQYLGVFLWLLIGFILRRVFEFILDNYIRRVTQKTKFTWDDDLLNGIERPIGFIFLIAFFYLTYTNLQLSVQVNLYLSKILEVAVSIGFVWLFYNLADVLAKYLMVVTSKTGNKLDDQLVPLVRKTLRFFIVTMGVILILQNNGYNVASLIAGLGIGGLAVALAAKDTLANFFGSITIFADRPFRIGDWIKVGNVEGVVEEVGFRTTRVRTFYNSLVSVPNSNIATTDIDNYGLRQYRRLKTVLNLTYSTTPEQMEAFVEGLKATVKANKHFRQDFYEIHFNSFGAHSLDVLVYVFFDVPDWSTELQQRHNFLLEILRLAQEVGVEFAFPTQTLHVDSFYKETSREVGNSRTEEELATGVFEFGPGGSKGKPDGLKIFKDGKEVDFGAKK
- a CDS encoding response regulator, which produces MIVEDNLILSILYENLMKEMVFKTIGEIRDGETAVNLVRKYSPDVVIMDIMLEGEMDGITAAHHIREFSNAPILFITGNSGKEHVERASKVANSKFLIKPISEKKLTEAVNEMVEV
- a CDS encoding alpha/beta hydrolase; this encodes MPSKKVQFTGAFGDTLAAKMDLPEEENIKAYALFAHCFTCSKDLRAVGNITRQLAEVGIATLRFDFTGLGESAGDFANTNFSSNIDDLIAACRFMEREYQAPSILIGHSLGGAAVLQAANHMDSVKAVATIGAPAEPEHVKHNFALNLDEIVEKGEAQVTLAGRPFTIKKQFVDDLEEIKMRTYIKNLDRALIIFHSPLDNTVGIENATKIFVNAKHPKSFISLDKADHLLREREDSEFVGKVLGTWAEKYI
- a CDS encoding class C beta-lactamase-related serine hydrolase: MTQNGNCITSEHHKMVAYRLLLGLKEIKKIQKTSFLIALFLLLFQAQGILAQQSASESAQLESIYEEANSISSVRSLIIQQHGELVGQTYFNGRSAAQDYNIKSASKSIIGLLVGIAVEEGFIPSVDEPIKTYFPDYFEENPDPRKEAITVKNLLSMQAGLASTSSGNYGAWVLSNDWVGYALDQNFVSRIGGRMVYSTGTSHLLSVIITKATGMSTKSFAERYLFGPLNITVGGWDRDPQGYYMGGNNMALSPSDMLKLGQMILDEGEYDGEQIISKEWITDSFKTYTYSNYNPYGYGYQWWNTRTGAYTTFFAWGHGGQYIMMIPELDAVVVMTSSVTNASRRRTYKRPVFLLIEDHIIPFLESRTISN
- a CDS encoding BrxA/BrxB family bacilliredoxin, with the protein product MQFGFGVGPDTSWMREELTQFGVEELTTVQDVDRAMTEYKGTMLMVINSVCGCAAGNARPGLGIALEHSEAKPDHMVTVFAGQDKEATAHARAYFSDFPPSSPSFAYFVNGEIKAMIPRHRIEGRTSHDVAADLKMVFEAFKGKEEEK
- a CDS encoding superoxide dismutase, producing the protein MAYTLPDLPYAYDALEPHFDARTMEIHHTKHHQGYTTKVNAALEGTEFEGKHIGEVLSNINALPADKKQAVINNGGGFANHSLFWEILSPNGGGAPTGDLGDAINSTFGSFDAFKEQFSAAAATRFGSGWAWLVVDGGALKVISTANQDSPIMDGMKPILGLDVWEHAYYLNYQNRRPDYVAAFWNVVNWDKVSEFYNRAK
- a CDS encoding four helix bundle protein, with translation MAFKFEKLEIWNLSKEMAKQVYMLIRLLPDEERYNLSSQMRRAVTSISLNIAEGSTSQTDPEQIRFLGYAHRSLMEVVACLILIKENNYIDKDFFEQLYRDAEKLSAKILAMRNSLKKNQNYYIKEDPKNYEVDI